A region from the Methylovorus glucosotrophus genome encodes:
- a CDS encoding cation:proton antiporter: MHALSFIQDLAVIMLVAGFVTVVFQRIKQPVVLGYILAGLIIGPHTPPLPLIHNQETVETLAELGIVFLMFSLGLEFNLRKLQKVGATAFVAAITEIVVMVCIGYEIGQYFGWKVMDSIFLGAMLAISSTTIIVKALEELGMKRERFAQLIFGILIVEDILAIGIIALLSGMAATGTVSTGEAVGTIGKLVLFMVVSLVVGILVVPRLLDYVASFKRHETLLVSVLGLLFGFCLLVIKMDYSIALGAFMIGAIMAEAKQIRAIERLIEPVRDMFSAIFFVTIGLMLDPNAIVEYAVPIMVISAAVILGKIISCGTGTLLAGNDGRTSLRVGMGLAQIGEFSFIIATLGLTLNVTSHFLYPIAVATSVVTTLLTPYLIRAADPLSNRLTQRVPGKIARFFDWYQGWLQGEGNAEDRALLAGLYRKLILQIFVNVCLVAALFVAARHLLASPLLHLPAWAGEIDLKKSLIWGSTLLLSAPFLIAAFRKLQAFSLLLADHATQTLASAQADKVRRVISRGIPAISLAFLTILLLALSWPLIPSLKLTLAVAVIVGLLFIILRRWFVRMHYLLQISLLETLNQKKDEH, encoded by the coding sequence ATGCACGCTCTCTCTTTCATACAGGATCTCGCTGTCATCATGCTGGTGGCGGGGTTTGTGACGGTCGTCTTCCAGCGCATCAAGCAGCCGGTTGTGCTGGGCTACATCCTCGCCGGGCTGATCATCGGGCCGCATACGCCGCCTTTGCCGCTGATTCATAATCAGGAAACGGTAGAAACCCTGGCCGAGCTGGGCATCGTCTTTCTGATGTTTTCGCTGGGGCTGGAATTCAACCTGCGCAAGCTGCAAAAGGTCGGCGCCACTGCGTTTGTCGCGGCCATTACCGAGATCGTGGTGATGGTATGCATAGGCTACGAGATCGGCCAGTATTTTGGCTGGAAAGTCATGGATTCGATCTTCCTGGGCGCCATGCTGGCGATCTCGTCGACCACCATTATCGTCAAGGCTCTGGAAGAGCTGGGCATGAAGCGGGAGCGTTTCGCGCAGCTCATTTTCGGCATTCTGATTGTGGAAGATATTCTCGCCATCGGCATCATCGCCCTGCTCTCCGGCATGGCGGCAACCGGCACCGTCAGCACCGGTGAGGCCGTAGGCACCATAGGCAAGCTGGTGCTGTTTATGGTGGTGTCGCTGGTGGTAGGTATTCTGGTGGTGCCGCGCCTGCTGGATTATGTGGCTTCGTTCAAGCGGCATGAAACCCTGCTGGTGAGCGTATTGGGCCTGCTGTTTGGCTTTTGCCTGCTGGTGATCAAAATGGATTACAGCATCGCTCTGGGCGCTTTCATGATCGGTGCCATCATGGCCGAAGCCAAGCAGATACGCGCTATTGAACGATTGATTGAGCCGGTGCGCGATATGTTCAGCGCCATCTTTTTCGTCACCATCGGCCTGATGCTGGACCCCAACGCCATCGTCGAGTACGCCGTGCCCATCATGGTAATTTCGGCAGCCGTCATTCTCGGCAAAATCATCTCCTGCGGCACCGGCACGCTGCTGGCGGGCAACGATGGTCGCACGTCATTGCGCGTGGGCATGGGGCTGGCGCAGATCGGCGAATTCTCCTTCATTATTGCCACGCTCGGCCTCACACTGAATGTCACCAGCCATTTTCTGTATCCGATTGCTGTTGCCACCTCGGTGGTCACTACGCTGCTGACGCCCTATCTGATTCGCGCGGCTGACCCGCTTTCCAACCGGCTCACGCAACGGGTGCCTGGCAAGATCGCCCGCTTTTTTGATTGGTACCAGGGCTGGCTGCAAGGCGAAGGCAACGCCGAAGACCGCGCGCTGCTGGCAGGCCTCTACCGCAAGCTGATATTGCAGATATTCGTGAATGTGTGCCTGGTAGCGGCGCTATTTGTGGCCGCTCGCCATTTGCTGGCGAGCCCGCTGTTGCACTTGCCCGCCTGGGCTGGGGAAATCGATCTGAAGAAATCCCTTATCTGGGGCAGCACCCTGCTGCTTTCGGCGCCTTTCCTGATTGCGGCTTTTCGCAAGCTGCAAGCATTCAGCCTGCTGCTGGCTGACCATGCCACGCAAACGCTGGCCAGCGCGCAAGCTGACAAAGTCCGGCGCGTCATCTCGCGCGGCATTCCGGCGATTTCGCTGGCCTTTCTGACCATCCTGCTATTGGCGCTGAGCTGGCCGCTGATCCCCAGCCTGAAGCTGACATTGGCTGTGGCGGTGATTGTGGGCCTGCTGTTCATTATTCTGCGCCGCTGGTTTGTACGCATGCATTACCTGCTGCAAATCTCGCTGCTGGAAACCTTGAACCAGAAGAAAGACGAGCATTAG
- the serS gene encoding serine--tRNA ligase, with amino-acid sequence MLDIQQLRNELDTVVSRLASRGFALDTARFEALESDRKLVQTRTQDLQAKRNATSKQIGIAKSKGEDVSSIMAEVAGLGEQLKADEERLGVIQAELQQFLLNIPNLPHASVPQGKSEEDNVEVRKVGTPRSFDFEIKDHTDVGTPLGLDFDTGAKLAGARFTLMRGQIARLHRALAQFMLDTQTERHGYTECYTPYIVNADSLRGTGQLPKFEADLFAAQKGGQEGEGEALYLIPTSEVTLTNTVRDEILAAESLPVKLTAHTPCFRSEAGSYGRDTRGMIRQHQFDKVEMVQIVHPEKSYEALEEMVGHAEYILQALGLPYRVVSLCTGDMGFGAAKTYDLEVWLPAQNTYREISSVSNCEAFQARRLQARFRNEGGKPELVHTLNGSGLAVGRTLVAVLENYQQADGSVVVPEVLRPYMGGLERLGA; translated from the coding sequence ATGTTAGACATACAACAATTACGCAATGAACTGGATACCGTGGTGAGCCGTCTGGCGAGCCGTGGCTTTGCGCTGGATACCGCCAGATTTGAAGCGCTGGAGAGTGATCGCAAGCTGGTGCAGACGCGCACGCAGGATTTGCAGGCCAAGCGCAACGCTACCTCCAAGCAGATCGGTATTGCCAAGTCCAAGGGCGAAGATGTCAGCAGCATCATGGCCGAAGTGGCCGGGCTGGGCGAGCAGCTCAAGGCCGATGAAGAGCGCCTGGGCGTGATTCAGGCTGAGCTGCAGCAGTTCCTGCTCAATATCCCCAATCTGCCGCACGCCAGCGTGCCACAGGGCAAGTCCGAAGAAGACAACGTGGAAGTGCGCAAGGTCGGCACGCCACGCAGTTTTGACTTCGAGATCAAGGACCACACCGATGTCGGTACGCCGCTGGGGCTGGATTTTGATACCGGCGCCAAGCTGGCAGGTGCCCGCTTTACGCTGATGCGCGGACAGATCGCGCGCCTGCACCGTGCGCTTGCCCAGTTCATGCTGGATACGCAAACCGAGCGCCACGGCTACACCGAGTGCTATACACCGTATATCGTGAATGCGGACAGCCTGCGCGGTACCGGCCAGCTGCCCAAGTTCGAGGCTGATTTGTTCGCCGCGCAAAAAGGCGGGCAAGAAGGCGAGGGCGAAGCGCTGTACCTGATCCCGACCTCGGAAGTGACCCTGACCAACACCGTGCGCGACGAGATTCTGGCGGCGGAAAGCCTGCCAGTGAAGCTGACCGCGCATACGCCATGCTTCCGCTCCGAGGCAGGCTCATATGGCCGCGACACGCGTGGCATGATACGCCAGCACCAGTTCGACAAAGTGGAAATGGTGCAGATCGTGCATCCGGAAAAAAGCTACGAGGCGCTGGAAGAGATGGTTGGTCACGCCGAGTATATTCTGCAGGCGCTGGGCCTGCCGTATCGCGTGGTGTCGTTGTGCACTGGTGATATGGGCTTTGGCGCTGCCAAAACCTATGATCTGGAAGTCTGGCTGCCCGCACAGAATACCTACCGCGAGATTTCATCCGTATCCAACTGCGAGGCCTTCCAGGCACGACGTTTGCAAGCACGTTTCCGCAATGAAGGCGGCAAGCCCGAGCTGGTGCATACCCTGAATGGCTCCGGCCTGGCCGTGGGCCGCACCCTGGTAGCCGTGCTGGAAAACTATCAGCAAGCCGATGGCAGTGTAGTGGTACCTGAGGTGTTGCGCCCCTACATGGGCGGGCTGGAGCGCCTGGGCGCATGA
- a CDS encoding replication-associated recombination protein A, which produces MSDLFQPNTPDAPLAERLRPATLDDVVGQKHLLGEGKPLRLAFQSGKLPSMILWGPPGVGKTTLARLIANTADAEFIPLSAVLSGIKDIREAVERAQHTLQQSGRRTILFVDEVHRFNKGQQDAFLPFVESGLITFIGATTENPSFEVNSALLSRARVFVLQALSEADLAELLERARANMAPEMALSDEVKEQVLAYADGDARRLLNFVEGLFNAALTSGLTEINAEFLQSTMASKLRRFDKGGEAFYDQISALHKSVRGSNPDAALYWFLRMIDGGADPLYLGRRLIRMAVEDIGIADPRAQTMTLEACQIYERLGSPEGELALSNAVIYCAVAPKSNAAYMAYNQAKAFVAQDKSRNVPLHLRNAPTKLMKELDYGKEYRYAHNEPDAYAAGEQYFPDDLEAIQFYVPTPRGLEGKIAEKLARLRELDAQALRAPKKK; this is translated from the coding sequence TTGAGCGATCTTTTTCAGCCGAATACCCCCGATGCCCCCTTGGCCGAGCGCTTGCGCCCAGCCACGCTGGATGATGTGGTCGGCCAAAAGCATCTGCTGGGCGAGGGCAAGCCGCTGCGGCTGGCATTTCAGTCCGGCAAGCTGCCCTCGATGATCTTGTGGGGCCCGCCAGGCGTTGGCAAAACCACACTGGCGCGGCTGATTGCCAATACCGCCGATGCGGAATTCATCCCCTTGTCGGCGGTACTTTCCGGCATCAAGGACATCCGCGAAGCCGTGGAGCGCGCTCAGCACACCTTGCAGCAATCCGGTCGTCGTACCATTCTGTTTGTCGATGAGGTGCATCGCTTCAACAAAGGCCAGCAGGATGCATTTTTGCCCTTTGTTGAGAGCGGCCTGATTACCTTTATCGGTGCCACCACCGAAAACCCGTCGTTTGAAGTCAACAGCGCCTTGCTGAGCCGGGCGCGCGTGTTTGTGCTGCAGGCCCTCTCTGAAGCTGACCTCGCCGAACTGCTGGAACGTGCCCGCGCCAATATGGCGCCTGAGATGGCGCTGAGCGATGAGGTGAAAGAGCAGGTGCTGGCCTATGCCGATGGCGATGCGCGCCGTTTGCTCAACTTTGTTGAAGGCTTGTTCAATGCGGCGTTGACCAGTGGCCTGACCGAGATCAACGCCGAGTTTTTGCAAAGCACCATGGCGAGCAAGCTGCGCCGCTTTGATAAGGGCGGCGAAGCGTTTTACGACCAGATATCCGCCTTGCACAAGTCGGTGCGCGGCTCCAACCCCGACGCGGCCTTGTACTGGTTTCTGCGCATGATTGATGGCGGGGCCGACCCGCTTTACCTGGGCCGCCGCCTCATCCGCATGGCAGTAGAAGACATCGGCATTGCCGATCCGCGTGCGCAGACCATGACGCTGGAAGCCTGCCAGATATACGAGCGACTGGGCTCGCCCGAGGGCGAGCTGGCGTTGTCGAATGCGGTGATTTACTGCGCGGTGGCGCCCAAGAGCAATGCCGCCTATATGGCCTATAATCAGGCCAAAGCGTTTGTCGCACAGGACAAATCGCGCAATGTGCCCTTGCACCTGCGCAACGCGCCGACCAAGCTGATGAAAGAGCTGGATTACGGCAAGGAATACCGCTACGCGCACAACGAGCCGGATGCCTATGCCGCGGGCGAGCAGTATTTCCCCGATGACCTTGAGGCCATTCAGTTTTACGTGCCCACGCCGCGCGGACTGGAAGGCAAGATTGCCGAAAAACTGGCACGGCTGCGCGAGTTGGATGCGCAAGCCCTGCGTGCCCCAAAGAAGAAATAA
- the lolA gene encoding outer membrane lipoprotein chaperone LolA, with protein MRSFLNTLLLAFSSAIMLAPALAQADGPERLKAFYQNTVGLKAQFKQTVSDAQGRKVQEVTGNMQLQRPGKFRWDYQKPYVQEIVGDGQKVWLYDPELNQVTVRSLSKAIGSSPAAMLAGSKEMEKSFALQDGGNQGGLEWVKATPREKESGFEQIMIGFKGDQLAQMELLDSFGHRTLIEFSQIERNPTLAAQAFRFVPPAGADVVGE; from the coding sequence ATGCGATCTTTTCTGAATACCCTTCTGCTGGCTTTCTCCAGCGCCATCATGCTGGCCCCTGCTTTGGCACAGGCCGATGGCCCCGAGCGGCTCAAGGCCTTTTACCAGAATACGGTCGGTCTCAAGGCCCAATTCAAGCAGACCGTCTCCGATGCGCAAGGCCGCAAGGTGCAGGAAGTAACCGGCAATATGCAATTGCAACGCCCCGGCAAATTTCGCTGGGATTACCAGAAACCCTATGTGCAAGAAATCGTCGGCGATGGCCAAAAGGTCTGGCTGTACGACCCTGAGCTTAACCAGGTGACGGTGCGCTCGCTTAGCAAGGCCATCGGCTCCAGCCCGGCTGCCATGCTGGCCGGCAGCAAGGAAATGGAAAAAAGCTTTGCCCTGCAGGATGGCGGTAACCAGGGCGGGCTGGAATGGGTGAAGGCGACGCCACGCGAAAAGGAAAGCGGCTTCGAGCAGATCATGATCGGCTTCAAGGGCGACCAGCTGGCGCAGATGGAGTTGCTGGATAGCTTTGGTCACCGCACGCTTATCGAATTCAGCCAGATTGAGCGCAACCCCACGCTGGCCGCGCAAGCGTTCCGCTTCGTGCCGCCTGCCGGTGCGGACGTCGTAGGCGAGTAG
- a CDS encoding DNA translocase FtsK, translating to MFFQKKNLPLNSKRETPRTETPGIVKEAWWLGLVVVGLYLTIILVTYQRDDPSWSHTASDAAVTHNAGGTVGAWLSDILLYLFGFSAWWLAVFAFYAIWLVYLRLEVVAATRKPLLLLNFIGFGLLLVASASLESGHLVALPAQLPLGPGGMLGSVFDGLLRGMLGFAGSTMALLLMMAVGFSLFTGWSWIMMTEKLGGALEWAYAYVRNKWQDRQDRKLGKVAEQLRTEFVDNERKRTEDRPPIQIQAPALEIPKSDRIEKERQTPLFETLPDSPLPPLHLLDEPSGVVEVQSAETLEFTSRLIERKLMDFGIEVKVIAALPGPVITRYEIEPAAGVKGSQVANLSKDLARALSVISVRVVETIPGKTYMGLEIPNPKRQVVFLSEILGSQVYADMNSPLAIAMGKDISGKPVVADLAKMPHVLVAGTTGSGKSVAINAMILSLLYKAEPSKVRLILIDPKMLELSVYDGIPHLLAPVITDMRQAGNALNWGVAEMERRYKLMSVLGVRNLAGYNQKIRDAAKDGKSIPHPFTLTPDSPEPLEELPVIVVIIDELADLMMVVGKKVEEPIARLAQKARACGIHLVVATQRPSVDVITGLIKANIPTRVAFQVSSKIDSRTILDQMGAEALLGQGDMLYQPPGTSDPQRVHGAFVSDQEVHRVVEHIKTLGEPNYIEGILTGATEEGGDVGDGGEGGGGGEADPLYDEAVAIVLKSRRASISSVQRQLRIGYNRAARLIEDMERAGLVSAMQSNGNREVLAPNSHSE from the coding sequence TTGTTCTTCCAGAAAAAAAATCTCCCTTTAAACAGCAAGCGCGAGACGCCCCGTACCGAAACACCGGGCATCGTCAAGGAAGCCTGGTGGCTTGGGCTTGTGGTTGTTGGTCTCTACCTCACCATTATCCTGGTGACATACCAGCGCGATGATCCTTCCTGGTCACACACCGCCAGCGATGCTGCGGTGACCCATAACGCAGGCGGTACGGTGGGTGCCTGGCTGTCGGATATTCTGCTTTACCTGTTTGGTTTCTCGGCTTGGTGGCTGGCGGTGTTTGCCTTTTATGCCATCTGGCTGGTGTATTTGCGTCTGGAAGTCGTCGCGGCTACGCGCAAGCCGCTGTTATTGCTTAATTTCATTGGCTTTGGCCTGTTGCTTGTGGCGTCTGCCAGCCTGGAGTCTGGGCATTTGGTAGCTTTGCCTGCGCAATTGCCTTTAGGGCCGGGCGGGATGCTCGGTAGCGTTTTCGATGGCTTGTTGCGCGGCATGCTCGGCTTTGCTGGCTCGACCATGGCGTTGCTGCTCATGATGGCGGTGGGCTTCAGCCTGTTTACCGGCTGGTCGTGGATCATGATGACGGAAAAACTGGGTGGCGCCCTGGAGTGGGCGTATGCCTATGTGCGCAACAAATGGCAGGACAGGCAGGACCGCAAGCTGGGCAAGGTGGCCGAGCAGCTGCGCACCGAATTTGTTGATAACGAGCGCAAGCGCACCGAAGACCGGCCGCCTATCCAGATTCAAGCGCCTGCGCTGGAGATTCCCAAGAGCGACCGTATTGAAAAAGAGCGCCAGACGCCTTTGTTTGAAACCTTGCCGGATTCTCCCTTGCCTCCATTGCATCTGCTGGATGAACCCAGTGGGGTGGTGGAAGTGCAGTCTGCTGAAACCCTGGAATTCACCTCGCGCCTGATCGAGCGCAAGTTGATGGACTTCGGCATTGAGGTCAAGGTGATTGCGGCCTTGCCCGGCCCGGTGATTACCCGCTATGAAATCGAGCCTGCTGCTGGCGTCAAAGGCAGCCAGGTGGCGAATCTCTCCAAGGATCTGGCACGCGCCTTGTCCGTGATCAGCGTGCGCGTGGTGGAAACCATTCCCGGCAAAACCTATATGGGCCTGGAGATTCCGAATCCCAAGCGTCAGGTGGTGTTCCTCTCCGAGATTCTCGGCTCGCAGGTGTATGCCGACATGAATTCGCCGCTGGCTATCGCCATGGGCAAGGATATTTCCGGCAAACCGGTGGTGGCTGACCTTGCCAAGATGCCGCACGTGCTGGTCGCGGGTACGACGGGTTCGGGTAAATCTGTTGCCATCAATGCCATGATCCTGAGCCTGCTGTACAAGGCAGAGCCCAGCAAGGTGCGCCTGATTCTGATTGACCCCAAGATGCTGGAGCTGTCGGTGTATGACGGCATTCCACATTTGCTGGCGCCGGTGATTACCGACATGCGCCAGGCCGGCAATGCGCTGAACTGGGGCGTGGCCGAAATGGAGCGTCGCTACAAGCTGATGTCGGTGCTGGGCGTGCGTAACCTCGCCGGTTATAACCAGAAAATCCGCGATGCCGCCAAGGATGGCAAGAGCATTCCGCATCCATTTACACTCACGCCGGACAGCCCCGAGCCGCTGGAAGAACTGCCGGTCATCGTCGTTATCATCGACGAACTGGCCGATCTGATGATGGTCGTAGGCAAGAAGGTGGAAGAACCAATTGCCCGTCTGGCGCAGAAAGCCCGTGCCTGCGGCATCCACCTGGTGGTGGCAACACAGCGGCCGTCGGTGGATGTGATCACCGGCCTGATCAAAGCCAATATCCCGACGCGCGTAGCCTTCCAGGTATCCAGCAAGATCGACTCGCGTACCATTCTTGACCAGATGGGCGCCGAAGCCTTGCTGGGGCAGGGCGACATGTTGTACCAGCCACCCGGCACCAGCGATCCGCAGCGCGTCCATGGCGCCTTTGTGTCGGATCAGGAAGTGCATCGCGTGGTCGAGCATATCAAGACCCTGGGCGAGCCCAACTACATTGAAGGCATCCTCACCGGTGCCACCGAAGAAGGTGGCGATGTGGGGGATGGCGGCGAAGGTGGCGGCGGTGGTGAAGCCGATCCGTTGTACGATGAAGCCGTGGCGATTGTGCTCAAGTCGCGTCGTGCTTCCATTTCCTCGGTGCAGCGCCAGTTGCGCATAGGCTACAACCGCGCTGCCCGCCTGATTGAAGACATGGAACGTGCGGGCCTGGTCTCTGCCATGCAGAGCAACGGTAACCGTGAAGTTTTAGCCCCTAACAGCCATAGCGAGTAA
- a CDS encoding Dps family protein: MDIGINEKDRKKIAEGLSRFLADTYTLYLKTHFFHWNVTGPQFRTLHLMFEEQYNELWLAVDLVAERIRSLDVYAPGTYKDFAKLTSIKETDGVPNAQDMIRELVAGHETVVRTARSIFPVVEKASDEASADLLTQRLQLHEKTAWMLRSLLEK, translated from the coding sequence ATGGATATCGGCATCAATGAAAAAGATCGCAAAAAGATTGCTGAAGGCCTCTCCCGTTTTCTGGCAGACACTTACACGCTCTACCTCAAAACCCATTTCTTTCACTGGAACGTCACAGGTCCGCAATTCCGCACCTTGCATTTGATGTTCGAGGAACAATATAACGAACTGTGGCTGGCAGTAGATCTGGTCGCTGAGCGCATTCGCTCGCTGGATGTCTATGCACCTGGCACTTACAAGGACTTCGCCAAGCTGACTTCCATCAAGGAAACCGATGGCGTGCCCAATGCACAGGACATGATCCGCGAACTGGTCGCTGGTCACGAAACCGTAGTCCGCACTGCCCGCTCGATTTTCCCTGTTGTGGAAAAAGCATCGGACGAAGCCAGTGCAGACCTGCTGACCCAGCGCCTGCAATTGCACGAAAAAACCGCATGGATGCTGCGCAGCCTGCTGGAAAAATAA
- the trxB gene encoding thioredoxin-disulfide reductase, with amino-acid sequence MATKHAHLLILGSGPAGYSAAVYAARANLKPVLVTGIAQGGQLMTTTEVDNWPADADGVQGPELMARFQKHAERFNTEMIFDHIHTAKLTEKPIRLIGDSGEYTCDALIIATGASAQYLGLPSEEKFSGKGVSACATCDGFFYRNQEVAVIGGGNTAVEEALYLANIASKVTLVHRRDKFKAEAILVDKVMERVKEGKIVLELHSVLEEVLGDDSGVTGMRIKNNETGATKDIPLQGVFIAIGHKPNTDIFAGQLEMEGGYIVTKAGRNGNATATSVPGVFAAGDVQDHIYRQAVTSAGSGCMAALDAERYLDQLK; translated from the coding sequence ATGGCAACAAAACACGCCCACCTGCTCATTCTGGGCTCTGGCCCTGCGGGCTACTCAGCAGCCGTTTACGCGGCGCGCGCCAACCTGAAGCCCGTGCTCGTCACGGGGATTGCCCAGGGTGGCCAGCTGATGACCACCACCGAGGTGGACAACTGGCCCGCGGATGCAGATGGTGTGCAAGGCCCCGAGCTGATGGCGCGTTTTCAGAAACATGCCGAGCGCTTCAATACAGAAATGATCTTTGATCACATTCACACCGCCAAACTCACCGAAAAGCCTATCCGGCTGATCGGCGATAGCGGCGAGTACACCTGTGATGCGCTGATCATTGCTACCGGCGCTTCGGCACAGTATCTGGGCTTGCCCTCTGAAGAAAAGTTCTCTGGCAAGGGCGTGTCTGCCTGCGCCACCTGTGACGGTTTTTTCTATCGCAATCAGGAAGTGGCCGTGATCGGCGGTGGCAACACGGCCGTGGAAGAAGCGCTGTATCTCGCCAATATCGCCAGCAAGGTGACGCTGGTGCACAGACGCGACAAGTTCAAGGCCGAAGCCATTCTGGTGGACAAGGTCATGGAGCGCGTGAAGGAAGGCAAGATCGTGCTGGAACTGCATTCCGTGCTGGAAGAAGTGCTGGGCGATGATAGCGGTGTGACCGGCATGCGCATCAAGAACAATGAAACCGGCGCCACCAAGGATATCCCCTTGCAAGGCGTTTTCATTGCGATTGGTCACAAGCCCAACACCGACATCTTTGCCGGCCAGCTGGAAATGGAAGGCGGTTACATCGTCACCAAGGCTGGTCGCAATGGCAATGCTACCGCGACCAGTGTGCCTGGCGTATTTGCGGCAGGCGATGTGCAGGATCATATTTACCGCCAGGCGGTTACCAGTGCAGGCAGTGGTTGCATGGCCGCCCTGGATGCCGAGCGCTACCTGGATCAACTGAAGTAA
- a CDS encoding Smr/MutS family protein: MDDDELLFREAVKGARPLQSSKVTFTPPRPKPIPKQFIRDERQALIDSLSDHYIPAHELESGEELLYLREGQSPAILSKLRRGHWVVQAGIDLHGLVVDEARLYVAEFLADCKKKGIRCVRIVHGKGLGSRNREPILKHKLRNWLMQKDEVLAYAQARANDGGSGAVIVLLKA, translated from the coding sequence TTGGACGACGACGAGCTGCTTTTTCGCGAGGCAGTGAAAGGCGCTCGCCCTCTGCAATCGTCCAAGGTCACCTTTACGCCGCCACGCCCCAAACCCATCCCCAAACAATTCATACGCGATGAGCGGCAGGCCCTGATCGACTCGCTCAGCGATCACTACATCCCCGCCCATGAACTGGAGAGCGGCGAAGAGCTGCTCTATCTGCGTGAAGGCCAATCCCCCGCCATTCTGAGCAAGCTGCGGCGCGGCCACTGGGTAGTGCAGGCAGGCATAGACCTGCACGGCCTGGTCGTGGATGAAGCACGGCTTTATGTCGCCGAGTTTCTTGCCGATTGCAAGAAAAAGGGCATACGCTGTGTGCGCATCGTGCATGGCAAGGGGCTGGGCTCACGTAACCGCGAACCCATACTCAAGCACAAGCTGCGCAACTGGCTGATGCAGAAGGATGAAGTGCTGGCCTATGCCCAGGCACGTGCCAACGATGGCGGCAGCGGTGCGGTGATCGTGTTGCTCAAGGCTTGA
- a CDS encoding VOC family protein, whose translation MKIDHLDHLVLTVRDMQATIDFYTQVLGMQLVRFGQGRQALAFGAQKINLHQYQHEFEPKAEHPTPGSADLCFITSTPLPDVMQHVQACGSKVIEGPVERTGASGRILSIYLRDPDANLIEIANQLRPASA comes from the coding sequence ATGAAAATTGACCATCTCGACCATCTGGTACTCACCGTCCGCGACATGCAAGCAACCATCGATTTTTATACTCAGGTGCTCGGCATGCAGCTCGTGAGATTTGGTCAAGGCAGACAGGCACTGGCATTCGGCGCGCAAAAAATCAATCTGCACCAATACCAGCATGAGTTTGAGCCCAAGGCCGAGCACCCTACCCCAGGCTCCGCTGACCTCTGCTTCATCACATCCACCCCATTGCCTGATGTCATGCAGCATGTGCAAGCATGCGGATCGAAAGTGATTGAAGGCCCAGTAGAGCGTACCGGCGCTAGCGGTCGCATCCTGTCAATTTACCTGCGCGACCCGGACGCCAACCTGATCGAAATCGCCAACCAGCTGCGTCCCGCCAGCGCCTGA